The following nucleotide sequence is from Actinomycetota bacterium.
ACACTGATCTGCTCTTTCGAGCATCCAGGATAGGAGGAAAGCATCATGGCCTTGCTGGCGTATGAACCGACAGAGTTTCTGGAGAACGACGGAGTGGTTCGATTCTTCCCGGCCCTGCCGGGCCGTCGCTTGATGGAGGACGAAACAGCGATCGAGGGTGTCCGGACCTGCGCCCACTGCGGCAGGACCACACCCTTCCGCGCGGCTGGACCCGGTGGATGGGCGGCCTGCGGCGCCTGTGGGGAACTCGCCTAGGTGCAGTTGCCACATCTCGCGATCCGCTCGCGCCTCGCTTCCTTCCGAACGACCCTTGATCTGAGACCCGCGCTGAGAGACCTTTCCCGGCGGCGGGCCGGGACCGGACCGTCGCGTCAGAGGAAGGGAGCGCGGAATGGACCGCTTCGTCGCGGTGGTTGGCTCGATCTCGAAGGACCTGTTCCACCTCCAGGTGCCCTGGGGCGAGAAGGTGATCCGGGCACTGGTGGTCTACGCGTTCCTCGTCCTCGCCCTGCGGCTGTTCGGCCGGCGGGAGCTCGGCCAGTTCACCGCGTTCGACCTGGTGGTGCTGCTCACCCTGTCGAACATCCTCCAGAACGCGATGATCGGGAACGACAGCTCGCTGCTCGGCGGGATGATCGGCGCGGCCGTGCTGCTCAGCGCGAACTTCGGCCTCGCCTATGCCGTGTTCCGCAATCGGTCGGTCCAGCGGGTGGTCACCGGCCAGCCCAGGGTGCTCATCCGGGACGGCTCGGTGCAGGAGGAGGCCCTCGCCGCCGAGCGGCTCACCGAGCAGGACCTGCTCATCACGGTGCGCAACCAGGGCCTGGAGGACTTCAGCAAGGTCCACCTCGCCATCTCCGAGCCGAACGGCACGATCTCGGTGATCCCGAGCAAAGACGGCTAGCAGGAGGGCGCGGCCGGCGGGTTGATGTGATCGGTGCGTAGCCGGGTAGGATGGCCCTCTGACCTGCGAGGATAGGGCCATGACCGAGAAGAACGTCGTCCAGACCATCCACGACACACTTCAGGAGGAGATGCAGGCCGACGACCGCGTCCTGATCCTGGGCGAGGACGTCGGCGCCCGGGGCGGCGTGTTCCGGGTCACCGCCGGGTTCCTGGAGGAGTTCGGCGAGCTGCGGGTGATCGACACCCCGCTGGCGGAGTCCTCCATCGTGGGTGTGGCCATCGGCATGGCCATGCACGGCCTGCTGCCGGTGGCGGAGATCCAGTTCGCCGACTTCATCCACCCGGCCTTCGACCAGATCGTCTCGGAGGCGGCCCGCATCCGGTACCGCTCGAACGGGGACTGGGACTGCCCCATGGTGATCCGAGCCCCGTGGGGTGGTGGCGTGCACGGCGCCCTTTACCACTCCCAGTCCATCGAGGCCTTCTACGGCCACGTCCCCGGGCTGAAGGTCGTGGTGCCATCGACGCCGTACGACGCCAAGGGCCTGCTGCGATCGGCGATCAAAGACCCCGACCCGGTCCTGTACCTGGAGCACAAGAAGACGTACCGGCTGATCAAGGGCGAGGTGCCCGACGAGTCGTACGAGGTCCCCATCGGGGTGGCCGACGTGAAGCGCGAAGGGGACGACCTCACCGTGGTGGCGTACGGGCTGATGCTGCACCTGTGCCTGGAAGCCGCCCAGCGGCTCCAGCAGGAGGAGGGCCTGTCCGCGGAGGTGGTGGACGTGCGCACGATCGCCCCCCTGGACAAGCAGACCATCCTGGACAGCGTGCGCAAGACGGGCAAGGCCATGGTGGTGTACGAGGACAACCGGACCTACGGCGCCGGGGCGGAGATCGCCGCCACCATCGCCGAGGAGCTCATGTTCGACCTGGACGGGCCCATCGTGCGCCTCGGCGGTCCGGACGTGCCGGCGATGCCCTTCTCGACGCCGCTCGAGCACTACTTCATGCCCGACACCGAGCGCATCTACGCGGCCATGAAGGATCTCGCCCAGTTCTAATCAGGTGGCCGAGTCCAAGGGCCGTAGACTGGCTGGGATGGCTCCATCTCGCGAGCACAACCCGCACGGGCGACGGCTGTACCTCCCCATCGTTGGGACGAACGGGGGCTCGGCGGGGCCGCTGGCGGACACGCATGTGGCGCATTCGGTGGGGTGCGCGGTGACGGCTCGGCCGGCTCGGCGGCCGGAGTGGTTGAAGGTGAAGGCCCGGACCGGGCCGAACTACTCGGAGCTGAAGGCGATCATGCGCGGCCTCGACCTGCACACGGTGTGCGAGGAGGCCGGGTGCCCGAACATCTACGAATGCTGGGAGGAACGGGAGGCGACCTTCCTCATCCTGGGCGACCGGTGTACCCGGCGGTGCGGGTTCTGCGACGTGATGACGGCGAAGCCGTTCCCGGTCGGCGAGGAGGAGCCCAGGCGGGTCGCGGAGGCGGTCCGGGCCATGGGGCTGCGATACGTCGTGCTCACCGGCGTGGCCCGGGACGACCTCCCGGACGGCGGGGCGGCCATCTGGGCCGAGTGCGTCCGGGCGGTGCGTGAGGCCGTCCCCGACTGCAAGGTCGAGGTGCTGCCCTCGGATTTCCGGGGCGGCGAGCGCGACATCGCCACCGTCATCCAGGCGGAGCCAGACGTGTTCGCCCACAACCTGGAGACGGTCCGGCGGCTCCACGCCCGGGTCCGGCCGGCCTTCGGCTACGACCGGTCGCTCGACGTGCTCCGGATCGCCAAGCGCGTTCGACCGGAGCAGGTCACCAAGTCGAACCTCATCCTGGGGATGGGCGAGCGCGCCGACGAGGTCCCCGAAGCCATGCGGGACCTCCGCGGCGCCGGCTGCGACCTGCTGACCATGGGCCAGTACCTCCAGCCCACGAAGTTCCACCTGCCCGTCGATCGCTGGGTGACGCCCCAGGAGTTCGCGGAGCACGCCCGGTTCGGCACGGAGGAGCTCGGGTTCCCCCACGTGGAAGCGGGTCCCCTGGTGCGCTCCTCCTACCACGCCGGCAAGCAGCTCTCCCGAGCGGTCGAGGCGGGAGCGCTCACGTAGCACGCAACTGCCCAACGAGCTGTTCGAGCTGGCCAGG
It contains:
- a CDS encoding alpha-ketoacid dehydrogenase subunit beta produces the protein MTEKNVVQTIHDTLQEEMQADDRVLILGEDVGARGGVFRVTAGFLEEFGELRVIDTPLAESSIVGVAIGMAMHGLLPVAEIQFADFIHPAFDQIVSEAARIRYRSNGDWDCPMVIRAPWGGGVHGALYHSQSIEAFYGHVPGLKVVVPSTPYDAKGLLRSAIKDPDPVLYLEHKKTYRLIKGEVPDESYEVPIGVADVKREGDDLTVVAYGLMLHLCLEAAQRLQQEEGLSAEVVDVRTIAPLDKQTILDSVRKTGKAMVVYEDNRTYGAGAEIAATIAEELMFDLDGPIVRLGGPDVPAMPFSTPLEHYFMPDTERIYAAMKDLAQF
- a CDS encoding DUF421 domain-containing protein, translating into MDRFVAVVGSISKDLFHLQVPWGEKVIRALVVYAFLVLALRLFGRRELGQFTAFDLVVLLTLSNILQNAMIGNDSSLLGGMIGAAVLLSANFGLAYAVFRNRSVQRVVTGQPRVLIRDGSVQEEALAAERLTEQDLLITVRNQGLEDFSKVHLAISEPNGTISVIPSKDG
- the lipA gene encoding lipoyl synthase, yielding MAPSREHNPHGRRLYLPIVGTNGGSAGPLADTHVAHSVGCAVTARPARRPEWLKVKARTGPNYSELKAIMRGLDLHTVCEEAGCPNIYECWEEREATFLILGDRCTRRCGFCDVMTAKPFPVGEEEPRRVAEAVRAMGLRYVVLTGVARDDLPDGGAAIWAECVRAVREAVPDCKVEVLPSDFRGGERDIATVIQAEPDVFAHNLETVRRLHARVRPAFGYDRSLDVLRIAKRVRPEQVTKSNLILGMGERADEVPEAMRDLRGAGCDLLTMGQYLQPTKFHLPVDRWVTPQEFAEHARFGTEELGFPHVEAGPLVRSSYHAGKQLSRAVEAGALT